The proteins below come from a single Brienomyrus brachyistius isolate T26 unplaced genomic scaffold, BBRACH_0.4 scaffold70, whole genome shotgun sequence genomic window:
- the si:dkey-109l4.3 gene encoding uncharacterized protein si:dkey-109l4.3: protein MDVVSGLPTSSDGWISGHWGTGFAQQPSDCLPSKRKRSCAGGDGPPANGHIQDHGGPKLCPIQGIVKKHRSCFIPIDGNRGVYYSERWEPNGSTLYFPVTGSLLANMDKYDQITFEQGCFFTGDESGGFRQKAPGQAIHCWRYSEREKKLFIALSYFFSSFDVFQDVVSSLGGL from the exons ATGGACGTCGTTAGCGGGTTACCGACGAGCTCGGATGGCTGGATTTCTGGCCACTGGGGCACAGGGTTTGCCCAGCAGCCGTCGGATTGCCTACCGAGCAAACGGAAGCGGAGCTGCGCTGGAGGCGACGGCCCGCCTGCAAACGGCCACATTCAGGACCACGGAGGGCCGAAGCTGTGCCCGATCCAGGGCATAGTTAAAAAACACC GAAGCTGCTTTATCCCCATTGACGGAAACAGAGGGGTGTATTACTCTGAACGCTGGGAACCCAATGGGAGTACGCTGTATTTTCCAGTCACAGGGAGCCTCCTGGCCAACATGGACAAGTACGACCAGATAACGTTTGAGCAGGGATGCTTCTTTACAGGCGACGAGTCCGGAGGGTTCCGCCAGAAGGCCCCAG GTCAGGCTATTCACTGCTGGCGGTACAGTGAACGGGAAAAGAAGCTTTTTATCGCACTGTCGTACTTCTTCTCCAGCTTTGAT GTGTTTCAGGATGTTGTTAGCTCTCTGGGAGGGCTGTAA